In a single window of the Candidatus Marinarcus aquaticus genome:
- a CDS encoding transglutaminase-like cysteine peptidase, producing MKLLITLSLSIILSITYAFVTSDIIKEVEKNYGRFAKNRFVALERLIKSLENQSVEKKLEKVNEFFNNVPYSSDIKTYGVTDYWATPFEFLARDRGDCEDYVIAKYFVLKRLGIPSSKMYLTYVRVKGYDDAHMVLTYFPTPRSEPYVLDNIRRILLPASKRTDLTPVFNFNPEVLQDGKKTTAHRKWDRLLKHIRENRI from the coding sequence ATGAAACTTTTAATCACTTTGTCTCTTAGCATTATTTTATCCATCACTTATGCTTTTGTCACCAGTGATATTATTAAAGAGGTTGAGAAAAATTATGGGCGATTTGCAAAAAATCGTTTTGTTGCTTTAGAGAGACTTATTAAAAGTTTAGAGAATCAAAGTGTTGAAAAAAAGCTTGAAAAAGTGAATGAGTTTTTCAATAATGTGCCTTATTCAAGTGATATAAAGACGTATGGTGTGACCGATTATTGGGCAACACCATTTGAGTTTTTAGCACGTGATAGAGGAGATTGTGAAGACTATGTGATTGCCAAATACTTTGTTTTAAAGCGTTTGGGAATACCAAGTTCAAAAATGTATTTAACTTATGTTCGCGTCAAAGGGTATGATGATGCGCACATGGTACTGACATACTTTCCTACACCACGTTCAGAACCTTATGTTCTGGATAACATTCGAAGAATCTTACTGCCTGCTTCCAAACGTACGGACTTAACGCCTGTGTTTAACTTTAATCCTGAGGTTTTACAAGATGGTAAAAAGACAACTGCACACCGAAAATGGGACAGACTACTTAAACACATTAGGGAGAATAGAATATGA
- a CDS encoding LapD/MoxY N-terminal periplasmic domain-containing protein, with product MTLYRQIAILVSFVFLILLSTILLVSFSIVRESAKKELYENAQNSVSSLSISISSTEATQGAIETMINASFDNGNYERITFVDIDEKVKYERTKEINNSNIPAWFEEIVEFELPVAKAKLSSGWQVIGTLEILNNRSVTYFQLYNIMMSMVMYLGIACIVFLLILSYVFHVILRPLLDIEKQAQAVMKDEFVIQEKMPWTKEFKAVIESINAMVRKFESIFKTASDTLTENKELLYNDNVMKIANRRYFILKATEYLTDENGKNYGSTIIMSVKKADVLNQVLGYQSTDKLLFEFAQFLKEEVQNYSDAIVCRINGTEIVVMLPKIYMQDIKSILDKIVQYINDKLEELKLNKEEFGLDIGVCEYEPQHNMSELFSLVDYALAQAKLLPSGHYYELLNNKVAIAKERWRQIILDGFKNDSFEIMYRKVVDTFTKVKRHNVVSFALNSNNESYFYGTLIAPVVELGMVQDVYLYVIKKVLLSNDSQNDIPLTIQISSQFIEDEDTYEKLKKLFRTHQHEVKKEIIFEIPESVINKHFENSQHYIKLFKEFGFGFGINSFMAYGEDYNYLKELKPAFVKADKQYILDAQQNINVLKIVLDSLGIELIATGVNDLDEIESLNQKGIKVVAGMVVDKI from the coding sequence ATGACGCTCTACCGACAAATAGCGATATTGGTTTCGTTTGTATTTTTAATTTTATTATCAACCATACTGCTTGTATCTTTCAGTATCGTTCGAGAATCTGCAAAAAAAGAGTTGTATGAAAATGCACAAAACAGTGTTTCAAGCTTAAGTATTTCTATTAGTAGCACAGAAGCGACTCAAGGTGCTATTGAGACGATGATTAATGCCAGTTTTGATAATGGGAATTATGAAAGAATCACTTTTGTTGATATAGATGAAAAGGTGAAATATGAACGTACAAAAGAGATAAATAACAGCAATATTCCTGCTTGGTTTGAAGAAATTGTGGAGTTTGAACTGCCTGTAGCAAAAGCCAAACTTTCAAGTGGTTGGCAAGTCATTGGAACCTTGGAGATTTTAAATAATCGAAGTGTGACCTATTTTCAACTTTATAATATCATGATGAGCATGGTGATGTATTTAGGAATTGCGTGTATTGTGTTTTTATTAATTTTATCTTATGTATTTCATGTGATTTTACGACCGTTGTTGGATATAGAAAAACAAGCGCAAGCGGTGATGAAAGATGAGTTTGTAATTCAAGAAAAAATGCCTTGGACCAAAGAGTTTAAAGCAGTCATTGAAAGTATCAATGCCATGGTGCGAAAATTTGAGTCCATTTTTAAAACAGCCAGTGATACTTTAACAGAAAATAAAGAGCTGCTTTACAATGATAACGTGATGAAAATTGCCAATCGACGTTATTTTATCTTAAAAGCAACCGAATATCTCACAGATGAAAATGGCAAAAATTATGGTTCAACCATCATTATGTCGGTTAAAAAAGCAGATGTTTTGAATCAAGTGTTAGGGTATCAAAGTACAGATAAGCTTTTGTTTGAATTTGCACAGTTCTTAAAAGAGGAAGTTCAAAATTATTCGGATGCCATTGTGTGTCGTATCAATGGTACAGAGATTGTGGTGATGCTTCCAAAAATTTATATGCAAGACATTAAAAGTATCCTGGACAAAATCGTGCAATACATAAATGATAAACTTGAAGAGTTAAAACTTAATAAAGAGGAGTTTGGGTTAGATATTGGTGTATGTGAATATGAACCACAACACAATATGAGTGAACTGTTTAGTTTAGTGGATTATGCACTTGCACAAGCCAAATTGCTTCCTTCTGGGCATTATTATGAACTGTTAAATAATAAAGTGGCCATTGCTAAAGAGCGATGGAGACAGATAATTTTAGATGGTTTTAAAAACGACAGTTTTGAAATCATGTACCGAAAAGTGGTGGATACTTTTACAAAAGTGAAACGTCATAATGTCGTCAGTTTTGCGCTTAACAGCAACAACGAATCCTATTTTTATGGTACATTGATTGCGCCAGTCGTTGAATTGGGAATGGTGCAAGATGTCTATTTGTATGTGATTAAAAAAGTATTACTTTCAAATGACAGTCAAAATGACATCCCATTGACCATTCAAATCTCTTCACAATTTATTGAAGATGAGGATACTTATGAAAAACTCAAAAAGTTGTTTAGAACACATCAACATGAAGTGAAAAAAGAGATTATTTTTGAGATTCCAGAATCGGTTATCAATAAACATTTTGAAAACAGTCAACACTATATTAAACTCTTTAAAGAGTTTGGTTTTGGTTTTGGTATTAACAGTTTTATGGCATATGGAGAGGATTATAACTATCTTAAAGAGTTAAAACCTGCCTTTGTGAAAGCCGATAAACAGTATATCTTAGATGCTCAACAAAACATCAATGTGCTTAAAATTGTTTTAGATTCATTGGGGATTGAGTTGATTGCAACGGGCGTGAATGATTTGGATGAGATTGAATCATTGAATCAAAAAGGGATTAAAGTCGTTGCAGGAATGGTGGTTGATAAAATATAA
- a CDS encoding MTH1187 family thiamine-binding protein, with the protein MSVLLEMAMFPTDGTESKSEYVAQVIKTIRDSGFPYQLTPMATIIETKHISDALNIIQECYDVLEHLGCNRVYSTITFDIRKNSDGRLKGKVASIESKIGEVNK; encoded by the coding sequence ATGTCAGTACTATTAGAGATGGCAATGTTCCCAACTGATGGAACAGAGAGTAAGAGTGAATACGTCGCACAAGTGATTAAAACCATACGTGATTCAGGCTTTCCTTATCAGCTCACGCCCATGGCCACAATCATTGAAACAAAACACATTTCAGATGCGCTTAATATTATTCAAGAGTGTTATGATGTTTTAGAACACTTAGGGTGTAATCGAGTCTATTCAACCATTACGTTTGATATTCGTAAGAACTCTGATGGTCGATTAAAAGGAAAGGTGGCTTCCATTGAGAGTAAAATTGGAGAAGTGAATAAATAA
- a CDS encoding ribonuclease HII → MLCGIDEAGRGPLAGPMVVAGVKIRNTIKGLNDSKQLSEKRREALFDEIINSCDYHIVFTHNQTIDEKGLSSCIKHSILEIMENINAKEYLMDGNTSFGIPNLHHKIKADATIQEVSAASILAKVSRDRFMCDIASQYPPYQFEKHKGYGTKAHIDAIKKYGYCKLHRRSFKTKVLDEFFMKKNEQTLF, encoded by the coding sequence ATGTTATGTGGCATAGATGAAGCAGGTCGGGGCCCTTTAGCTGGTCCAATGGTCGTTGCAGGGGTAAAAATACGAAACACCATCAAAGGGCTCAATGACTCCAAGCAACTCAGTGAAAAGAGAAGAGAAGCACTCTTTGATGAAATCATTAACTCATGTGACTATCACATTGTCTTTACCCATAATCAAACAATTGATGAAAAAGGATTAAGCAGTTGTATTAAACACTCTATTCTTGAAATCATGGAAAATATTAACGCAAAAGAGTATCTGATGGACGGAAATACTTCATTTGGAATTCCTAATTTGCATCATAAAATCAAAGCAGATGCCACCATACAAGAAGTGAGTGCTGCCTCTATTCTAGCAAAGGTGAGTCGTGATCGTTTTATGTGTGATATTGCGTCACAATACCCACCGTATCAATTTGAAAAACATAAAGGCTATGGTACCAAAGCACACATTGATGCCATCAAAAAGTATGGATATTGCAAATTACATCGACGAAGTTTTAAAACAAAAGTATTAGATGAGTTCTTTATGAAAAAAAACGAACAGACACTATTTTAA
- a CDS encoding ABC transporter substrate-binding protein produces MIIIVGVAAWFNRPHEIKIGFVAGLSGKYSTLGHSVLNGVRLALEEVDYKVGNQNIQLIQKDDQQNPKEAQNIIHEFAANGVKLIIGNTTSSMTKESIKILQEYPQLLMISPTASSSEFSNKKDNFVRTQVAHNTSRFNKLSSYLLAHDIRNLYMVYDEKNKSYVNNYLNNFEDSFVQLGGPALIEAKKLSESYSAIASDIKEKNVDAVVVIANSIDSSKFIQYLRLNGIKQQVVVSGWAKSDDFIENGGKYVEGIIFITGYDDNSKDQAYVEFVQRYINRYGTKPSVFSAQAYETMQIILEVINKDSNIVNLKQHLLTQKVFEGLQGKVVFDKFGDVDRDYFLMTVKNNQFVKKE; encoded by the coding sequence GTGATAATAATTGTAGGAGTCGCAGCTTGGTTCAATCGTCCTCATGAAATCAAAATTGGTTTTGTCGCCGGTTTAAGTGGTAAATACTCTACTTTAGGACACAGCGTATTAAATGGAGTGCGTTTGGCTTTAGAAGAGGTTGATTATAAAGTTGGCAATCAAAACATTCAGCTCATTCAAAAAGACGATCAACAAAATCCCAAAGAAGCACAAAATATTATTCATGAATTTGCAGCCAATGGCGTCAAGCTTATTATTGGGAATACCACCAGTTCTATGACCAAAGAGTCCATAAAAATATTACAAGAATATCCACAACTTTTAATGATCTCTCCCACTGCAAGCAGCAGTGAATTCAGTAATAAAAAAGATAATTTTGTGCGAACACAAGTGGCACACAATACTTCTCGTTTTAACAAACTTTCCTCCTATTTACTAGCTCATGATATTCGAAATTTGTATATGGTGTATGATGAAAAAAATAAATCGTATGTGAACAACTATTTAAACAATTTTGAGGACTCTTTTGTGCAATTGGGTGGTCCTGCTTTAATTGAAGCAAAAAAACTCAGTGAATCATACAGTGCCATTGCTTCAGATATTAAAGAGAAAAATGTTGATGCTGTTGTGGTCATTGCAAACTCCATTGACAGTTCAAAATTCATTCAATATTTACGACTTAATGGTATCAAACAACAAGTGGTGGTTTCAGGGTGGGCCAAAAGTGATGACTTTATTGAAAATGGTGGAAAATATGTTGAAGGTATTATTTTTATTACGGGCTATGATGATAACTCAAAAGACCAAGCCTATGTAGAGTTTGTTCAACGTTATATCAATCGTTATGGTACAAAACCTTCTGTTTTTTCTGCTCAAGCGTATGAAACGATGCAAATCATCTTAGAGGTCATTAACAAAGACAGCAATATTGTAAACCTTAAACAACATTTATTGACTCAAAAAGTGTTTGAGGGTCTTCAAGGAAAAGTTGTATTTGATAAGTTTGGGGATGTTGACCGAGACTATTTTTTAATGACAGTCAAAAATAATCAATTTGTAAAAAAAGAGTAG
- a CDS encoding ATP-binding protein, whose amino-acid sequence MRKISLKQNILNIFILFVMFVTLTVGFLSVYSLYQSKLSTAERSQRQVLIQVEQEVEKFLNEIEQNATYMLTNYQRSSMIIKSIVELNPNISSVLVLDKKGQIENFYTTSDVNIYKGFDYSLKRYFIEISQGEQSYWSDTFFSLVDEDQSITYSFQMPLDKVGVIFVKLNSLASFCERYKNSDDSYMIRLLDSKGVVILNQDNPEMVHQQFNILNTSVFKDLMYKNAPYVMGKYKGINQNRKNMGMYTTIEKVDWKVLVREDYDILIGSINEIVLNIIIIALIFLLVSVYIALKIAKRLFKQIDQYTDNIAQISAGNYAIKIQDSPYKEFETFTQSFELMQREIEKREESLEESLNSFKSLVNSTMEAILIHKDGVCLDVNDVAVKLFKYDKKEEMVGKEFLHFVAPSSQKIVQYNMEKETEPYEIEFLKKDGSSFISIGQGKFLHLFGLKLKVSTVIDISEIKHKDKLLFQQSKMASMGEMIGNIAHQWRQPLSAISSAASGMKVQKEFGVLTDDEVESSLNSIMKSTHYLSKTIDDFRNFFKSDKAKTTFDVTKVTDNVISLLASSFKNYDIKVLKEYDESLEILGYENELTQAIINIFNNAKDALLELPRDKKRLIMIKVRRIKTDQIIITVHDSAGGIPKNIMPSIFDPYFTTKYKQQGTGIGLYMTHQIIVSHMKGKIVAENSMFTYENEQHYGAKFTIELSVKK is encoded by the coding sequence GTGAGAAAAATATCTTTAAAACAGAATATTCTTAATATTTTTATCCTTTTTGTGATGTTTGTTACATTAACCGTGGGTTTTCTTTCGGTTTACTCTTTGTATCAATCAAAACTTAGCACGGCTGAACGCAGTCAACGTCAGGTCTTAATACAAGTGGAACAAGAAGTTGAGAAGTTCTTAAATGAAATAGAACAAAATGCTACGTATATGTTGACCAATTACCAAAGAAGCAGTATGATTATAAAAAGTATTGTGGAACTCAATCCCAATATCTCTTCTGTACTGGTGCTAGATAAAAAGGGACAAATAGAAAACTTCTATACCACTTCAGATGTGAATATCTATAAAGGGTTTGATTACTCGTTAAAACGCTATTTTATAGAAATCTCTCAAGGAGAGCAAAGTTATTGGTCAGATACTTTTTTCTCATTGGTTGATGAAGATCAATCCATCACATATAGCTTTCAAATGCCATTAGATAAAGTCGGAGTTATTTTTGTTAAACTCAATAGTTTGGCTTCCTTTTGTGAACGCTACAAGAACAGTGATGATTCATATATGATTCGACTTTTGGACAGCAAAGGAGTGGTGATATTAAATCAAGATAATCCTGAGATGGTGCATCAGCAGTTCAATATTTTAAACACTAGCGTATTTAAGGACTTGATGTACAAAAACGCTCCTTATGTGATGGGAAAATATAAAGGCATTAATCAAAACAGAAAAAATATGGGAATGTATACCACCATTGAAAAAGTGGATTGGAAAGTTTTAGTGCGTGAAGATTATGATATTTTAATTGGAAGTATCAATGAAATTGTACTGAATATTATTATCATTGCATTGATATTTTTATTGGTTTCAGTATACATTGCTCTTAAAATCGCAAAACGATTGTTTAAACAAATTGACCAATACACAGATAATATTGCACAAATATCCGCAGGAAATTATGCGATTAAGATTCAAGACTCTCCTTATAAAGAGTTTGAAACCTTTACGCAAAGTTTTGAATTGATGCAGCGTGAAATTGAAAAACGGGAAGAGTCTTTAGAAGAGTCTTTGAACAGCTTTAAATCTTTGGTTAATTCAACCATGGAAGCTATTTTGATTCATAAAGATGGTGTTTGCTTGGATGTGAATGATGTGGCAGTTAAACTCTTTAAGTATGATAAAAAAGAGGAGATGGTAGGCAAAGAGTTTCTACATTTTGTGGCACCATCATCTCAAAAAATTGTGCAATATAACATGGAAAAAGAGACCGAACCGTATGAAATAGAGTTTTTAAAAAAAGATGGCAGCAGTTTTATCTCGATAGGGCAAGGCAAATTTTTACATCTGTTTGGGTTGAAGCTTAAAGTCTCTACCGTTATTGATATTTCTGAAATTAAACACAAAGATAAACTGCTCTTTCAACAATCAAAAATGGCCTCCATGGGAGAGATGATTGGAAACATTGCACATCAGTGGCGACAACCATTGAGTGCTATTTCAAGTGCTGCAAGTGGGATGAAGGTACAAAAAGAATTTGGAGTGTTAACCGATGATGAAGTTGAAAGCAGTTTAAACTCTATCATGAAATCCACCCACTATTTATCAAAAACGATTGATGATTTTAGAAACTTTTTTAAATCGGATAAAGCCAAAACCACTTTTGATGTGACCAAAGTAACAGACAATGTCATTTCCCTGTTGGCTTCGAGTTTTAAAAATTATGATATAAAGGTGCTCAAAGAGTATGATGAATCTTTGGAAATTTTAGGTTATGAAAACGAACTCACACAAGCGATTATTAATATCTTTAACAATGCAAAAGATGCATTGTTAGAATTACCTAGAGATAAAAAACGTTTGATTATGATTAAAGTTCGTCGCATCAAAACAGACCAAATCATCATTACAGTTCATGACAGTGCAGGGGGAATCCCTAAAAATATCATGCCATCAATTTTTGACCCATATTTTACAACCAAGTATAAACAGCAAGGTACGGGAATAGGGCTTTACATGACACATCAAATTATTGTCTCACATATGAAAGGGAAAATAGTCGCAGAAAACAGTATGTTTACCTATGAAAATGAACAGCATTATGGGGCAAAATTCACTATTGAATTGAGTGTTAAAAAATAA
- a CDS encoding ATP-dependent Clp protease ATP-binding subunit, with translation MNKIFEKLTNQLAETIESSVALALHNKNQEVEFVHIIWALLTNTNSVLNQVFNKMNQDKTAIELDVKSYASKLPQVSSVTKDNIKVGRAVVDALQKAEGLMSSSGDKYIAIDTFILANLDNKLFKEVISKYVDMNEFKKTIESIRGGAKIESQSGDDVLDSLAKYGIDLNKKAIDGELDPVIGRDEEVQRMMQILIRKTKNNPILLGEPGVGKTAIVEGLAQRIVAREVPTSLQNKKVITLDMSALIAGAKYRGEFEDRLKAVIDEVKKAGNIILFIDEIHTIVGAGASEGSMDAANILKPALARGELHTIGATTLKEYRKYFEKDAALQRRFQPVSVDEPTVNEAIHILRGLKERLETHHNITINDSALVAAAKLSERYIGDRFLPDKAIDLIDEASAELKMQIESEPVVLSTVKREIATLNVEKQALLMEDKKKNKARIEEIEKELANLGEKKRGLETQFETEKETFNAASSIKAKIEELRNKAAIAKRESKFDEAAKIEYGDIPELEAKIKENENKWAMMVENGTLLRNSVDEDSIAAIVSKWTGIPVNKMLSSEKERILKVQEVLKEDVVGQDEAIKAISRAIKRNKAGLSQENRPIGSFMFLGPTGVGKTQSAKTLAKFLFDDEKSLIRFDMSEYMEKHSVSRLIGAAPGYVGYDEGGQLTEAVRRKPYSVILFDEIEKAHPDVFNILLQVLDDGRLTDNKGVTIDFKNTIIILTSNIGSAKIIEISDKEQRRAEVMNEIKGYFKPEFLNRLDDIVIFEQLGLDAITNIVDIMFDDIKRKVAQKEITISLTQSAKEYIAQVGFDPVFGARPLKRALYEVVEDKLADLILEDKIKEGNDVKFDIINGEIQAQIS, from the coding sequence ATGAATAAGATTTTTGAAAAACTGACCAATCAACTCGCCGAAACAATAGAGTCTTCTGTTGCTTTGGCACTGCATAATAAAAACCAAGAAGTGGAGTTTGTCCACATTATCTGGGCACTGTTAACCAATACCAATTCTGTTTTAAATCAAGTGTTCAATAAAATGAATCAAGATAAAACAGCCATTGAGTTGGATGTTAAAAGTTATGCCTCAAAACTGCCACAAGTATCAAGTGTAACCAAAGACAATATCAAAGTAGGGCGAGCCGTTGTGGATGCTTTACAAAAAGCAGAGGGCTTGATGTCAAGCAGTGGGGATAAATATATTGCCATAGATACTTTTATCCTAGCAAACTTAGACAATAAACTCTTTAAAGAGGTGATTTCTAAGTATGTGGATATGAACGAGTTTAAAAAGACCATTGAATCCATTCGTGGTGGGGCTAAAATAGAGAGCCAAAGTGGTGATGATGTGTTAGACTCATTGGCGAAATATGGAATTGATTTAAATAAAAAAGCCATTGATGGTGAACTTGACCCTGTGATTGGTCGAGATGAAGAGGTGCAACGAATGATGCAAATTCTCATTCGTAAAACCAAAAATAATCCTATTTTGCTGGGAGAACCAGGTGTGGGTAAAACAGCCATCGTTGAAGGTTTAGCGCAACGAATTGTAGCCCGTGAAGTGCCAACAAGTCTTCAAAATAAAAAGGTGATTACACTTGATATGAGTGCACTTATTGCAGGAGCCAAATATCGAGGTGAGTTTGAAGACCGACTAAAAGCTGTGATTGATGAAGTAAAAAAAGCAGGAAATATTATTCTTTTCATTGATGAGATTCACACCATCGTAGGTGCTGGTGCCAGTGAAGGAAGCATGGATGCAGCCAATATCTTAAAACCAGCTCTTGCACGTGGTGAGTTGCATACCATTGGAGCAACGACACTTAAAGAGTACAGAAAGTATTTTGAAAAAGATGCGGCACTTCAAAGACGATTCCAACCAGTTTCAGTAGATGAACCAACCGTCAATGAAGCCATACATATCTTAAGAGGATTAAAAGAGCGATTAGAAACGCACCACAATATTACAATCAATGACAGTGCTTTAGTAGCTGCTGCTAAACTCTCTGAAAGATATATTGGGGACCGATTTTTGCCGGATAAAGCAATTGACTTAATTGATGAAGCCTCAGCTGAGCTTAAAATGCAAATTGAGAGTGAACCCGTAGTGCTTTCAACCGTTAAAAGAGAGATTGCCACACTCAATGTTGAAAAACAAGCATTGTTAATGGAAGATAAAAAGAAAAACAAAGCCAGAATTGAAGAGATAGAGAAAGAGTTGGCCAATTTAGGTGAGAAAAAAAGAGGACTTGAAACACAGTTTGAGACTGAAAAAGAGACCTTTAATGCAGCTTCAAGTATCAAAGCTAAAATAGAAGAGCTACGAAACAAAGCAGCCATTGCCAAACGAGAGTCAAAATTTGATGAAGCAGCCAAAATAGAATATGGAGATATTCCAGAATTGGAAGCTAAAATCAAAGAGAATGAAAACAAATGGGCCATGATGGTTGAAAATGGAACACTTTTAAGAAACAGTGTGGATGAAGACTCGATTGCAGCCATTGTAAGTAAATGGACAGGAATTCCAGTCAATAAAATGCTTTCAAGTGAGAAAGAGCGTATTTTAAAAGTACAAGAGGTACTTAAAGAGGATGTGGTAGGGCAAGATGAAGCGATCAAAGCGATCAGTCGAGCCATTAAACGAAACAAAGCAGGGTTAAGTCAAGAGAATCGTCCAATTGGATCGTTTATGTTCTTAGGACCAACAGGTGTGGGAAAAACACAAAGTGCAAAAACGTTGGCAAAATTTTTGTTTGATGATGAAAAATCACTCATACGTTTTGATATGAGTGAATATATGGAGAAACACTCAGTCAGCCGTCTTATAGGTGCAGCTCCTGGGTATGTGGGATATGATGAGGGTGGACAGTTAACTGAAGCTGTGCGAAGAAAACCGTACAGTGTAATTTTATTTGATGAGATTGAAAAAGCGCATCCTGATGTGTTTAATATCTTACTGCAAGTATTAGATGATGGACGATTAACCGATAACAAGGGAGTGACGATTGATTTTAAAAACACCATTATTATCTTAACATCAAACATTGGTAGTGCTAAAATCATTGAAATTTCAGATAAAGAGCAACGACGAGCTGAAGTGATGAATGAAATCAAGGGGTACTTTAAACCAGAATTTTTAAACCGACTAGATGACATCGTGATTTTTGAACAACTGGGATTGGATGCCATTACCAATATTGTGGATATTATGTTTGATGATATCAAACGAAAAGTGGCACAAAAAGAGATTACGATTTCACTCACTCAAAGTGCCAAAGAGTACATTGCCCAAGTCGGATTTGACCCTGTATTTGGTGCACGACCTCTGAAAAGAGCGTTGTACGAAGTAGTAGAGGATAAATTAGCCGATTTAATTTTAGAAGATAAAATTAAAGAAGGAAATGATGTCAAGTTTGATATAATAAACGGTGAAATTCAAGCGCAGATTTCGTAA